One Candidatus Brocadia sp. DNA window includes the following coding sequences:
- a CDS encoding DUF362 domain-containing protein gives MKSKVYFIKVENGEGVSSVVQKTKQLFDFAGFADTIQKNDMVAVKTSFGEKGNIGYLKPPIIKAVVDKVKDCKGKPFLIETNTLYVGRRTNAVDHISHAHEHGFSYENVGAPIIIGDGLLGEHDIQVEINLKLCKYAYVAGVAKAANAIVSIAHVTGHLATGMGATLKNIGMGLSSRGGKLAQHSGVIPQILKKRCNTCGVCGRWCPVGAIQMGEQYAIIDPKICIGCGECLAVCQFDAVKIAWDESTVNLQKKVAEHCLAILKGKTEKVVFFNFLTHITKHCDCMDKPFEPDIADIGILASRDPVAIEKATADIIKEHIGKDFFKDVWPQIDYTVQITYAQEIGLGSMDYELVSCGQRSIAESVSK, from the coding sequence GTGAAGAGTAAGGTCTATTTTATCAAGGTAGAAAATGGTGAAGGTGTTTCTTCCGTTGTGCAAAAGACGAAACAACTCTTTGATTTTGCTGGTTTTGCAGATACGATTCAGAAGAATGACATGGTGGCAGTGAAAACCAGCTTTGGCGAAAAAGGGAATATTGGCTACCTCAAACCACCAATCATTAAAGCAGTTGTGGACAAGGTAAAGGATTGCAAAGGAAAACCCTTTTTGATAGAGACGAACACCCTGTATGTCGGTCGCCGTACCAATGCCGTTGATCATATCTCGCATGCCCACGAGCACGGTTTTAGTTATGAAAATGTCGGCGCCCCCATTATTATCGGAGACGGGCTCCTTGGGGAGCATGACATACAGGTGGAGATCAACCTGAAATTATGCAAATATGCGTATGTGGCCGGCGTGGCCAAGGCGGCCAATGCCATTGTCTCAATCGCACACGTAACGGGGCATCTGGCAACCGGTATGGGCGCTACCCTAAAGAATATTGGGATGGGACTCTCATCGCGTGGCGGAAAACTGGCCCAGCACTCAGGTGTAATTCCTCAAATCCTAAAGAAACGGTGTAATACCTGTGGTGTGTGCGGTAGGTGGTGTCCGGTGGGGGCAATTCAGATGGGTGAGCAGTATGCCATTATCGATCCTAAGATATGTATTGGTTGCGGGGAATGTCTGGCCGTTTGTCAGTTTGATGCCGTAAAGATTGCCTGGGATGAGAGCACGGTCAACCTTCAAAAAAAGGTTGCGGAACACTGTCTGGCCATTTTAAAAGGAAAGACAGAGAAAGTGGTCTTTTTCAATTTCCTGACCCATATTACTAAGCATTGCGATTGTATGGATAAGCCCTTCGAACCCGACATTGCGGATATCGGTATTCTAGCCTCCAGGGATCCTGTCGCCATTGAGAAGGCAACAGCGGATATTATCAAGGAACACATAGGAAAGGATTTCTTTAAAGATGTCTGGCCTCAAATTGATTATACCGTTCAAATTACTTATGCACAGGAGATTGGTTTGGGGAGTATGGATTACGAACTGGTGTCGTGTGGGCAGAGATCTATAGCAGAGTCAGTAAGCAAGTAG
- a CDS encoding OsmC family peroxiredoxin, with protein sequence MTPENKVNGVDVDQLYSTIEQIKKTPEIAKFKFRATNKWIDGTHNRATIKDFFGAGKEDTSRKPMMFELDEPPVLLGKNEGANPVEYLLVALSGCLTTSLIAHASAKGIKIKAVESRLEGDLDLRGFLGIAADVKVGYENIRVYFKIDADISEEKKEELIRMAQKYSPVFNSIANPVPVSVQLDKK encoded by the coding sequence ATGACACCGGAAAATAAAGTCAACGGAGTAGACGTCGACCAGTTGTATAGCACAATAGAGCAGATTAAGAAGACACCAGAAATTGCGAAGTTCAAATTTCGGGCAACTAATAAATGGATCGACGGAACACACAATCGTGCAACCATTAAAGATTTTTTTGGTGCCGGTAAGGAAGATACTTCCCGGAAGCCTATGATGTTTGAATTAGACGAACCCCCTGTTCTTTTGGGAAAGAACGAGGGTGCTAATCCTGTCGAATATCTTCTGGTTGCCTTGTCGGGTTGTCTGACGACAAGCCTGATTGCTCATGCGTCTGCCAAAGGAATCAAAATAAAAGCAGTTGAATCCAGATTAGAGGGTGATTTAGACCTCCGTGGATTTCTTGGTATAGCGGCAGACGTGAAAGTCGGATATGAGAATATCCGCGTGTACTTCAAAATCGACGCTGATATATCCGAAGAAAAGAAAGAGGAACTCATCCGTATGGCGCAGAAATATTCACCAGTATTTAATTCTATCGCAAATCCAGTCCCAGTATCTGTTCAACTGGACAAGAAATAA
- the mqnE gene encoding aminofutalosine synthase MqnE: MEKLLKLSPVYDILQKAEHDERLSFEDGVRLFKSNDILHIGHVANIVRERKNGNKAYYITNRHINYSNICKNRCKFCAFSRDKEESGSYEMDMEEILEKAVAAVEEGATELHIVGGLHPDLPFDFYIKMLREIHENCPHVHIQAFTAVEIEHLSQIARLSVRQTLKELKEAGLGSLPGGGAEVFSPKIREALCPEKLSGDGWLQVMREAHTLGLRSNATMLYGHVETPEDRANHLMKLRELQDETGGFMSFIPLAFHPKNTKLSNNSSTTAMLDLKVISISRLMLDNFDHIKAFWIMLGIKLSQISLSFGVDDIDGTVQEEKITHAAGAETPEALSVHEIIKLIKEAGREPVERDTLYNPVKRKQRDVMLQKV; encoded by the coding sequence ATGGAAAAATTATTAAAATTATCACCTGTTTACGATATCCTCCAAAAGGCAGAGCATGATGAACGCTTGAGCTTCGAGGACGGTGTACGGCTTTTCAAGTCCAATGACATCCTCCATATCGGTCATGTAGCAAACATCGTCCGTGAACGGAAAAACGGCAACAAGGCATACTATATTACCAATCGCCACATCAACTACTCCAATATCTGCAAGAATCGATGTAAATTCTGCGCCTTTAGCAGGGATAAAGAAGAATCCGGTTCATATGAGATGGATATGGAGGAAATCCTCGAAAAGGCCGTAGCTGCGGTTGAAGAGGGTGCAACGGAACTCCATATCGTAGGCGGATTGCACCCGGATCTCCCCTTCGATTTCTACATAAAAATGCTTCGTGAAATTCATGAAAATTGTCCCCACGTACATATCCAGGCATTTACCGCAGTAGAAATCGAACACCTGTCTCAAATAGCAAGGCTTTCCGTGCGGCAAACGTTGAAAGAACTCAAAGAGGCAGGGCTGGGTTCTTTGCCGGGAGGAGGCGCTGAGGTATTTTCTCCAAAGATTCGGGAGGCATTGTGTCCGGAAAAACTCAGCGGCGATGGGTGGTTACAGGTAATGCGTGAGGCCCATACCCTAGGATTACGGAGCAATGCAACGATGCTTTATGGTCATGTAGAGACTCCGGAGGATAGGGCCAACCATCTCATGAAGCTAAGAGAACTTCAGGACGAAACGGGCGGCTTTATGTCTTTTATCCCACTGGCATTTCATCCAAAAAACACTAAATTGTCAAATAATTCCAGTACTACAGCTATGCTGGATTTAAAAGTCATCTCGATAAGCCGGTTGATGCTTGACAACTTTGACCACATCAAGGCATTCTGGATTATGCTGGGAATCAAGCTATCCCAGATATCTCTTAGTTTCGGCGTAGACGATATTGATGGAACCGTACAGGAAGAAAAAATTACCCATGCTGCTGGTGCAGAAACACCGGAGGCCTTGTCCGTCCATGAAATCATCAAACTGATCAAAGAGGCCGGCCGTGAACCCGTTGAACGGGATACACTTTATAATCCCGTAAAAAGAAAACAGCGGGACGTCATGCTTCAAAAAGTATAA
- a CDS encoding FAD-dependent oxidoreductase — protein sequence MTEFPKLFSPFKIGSLNVKNRMVMSPMETHLCDKEGFVTEEIIAYYKERALGGVGYITLENTAIDPAGRVNDGMLCIHDDKFIPGLRKLTDSIHAVGGKIIIQLSHAGKEALPYFTGLKPVAPSAIPSPLTKEMPDELTAQEIKSLINKFAEGATRATKAGFDGVEIHMAHGYLVNQFLSPESNIRTDDYGGDTARRSRFAREIVESIRRHVPEDYPVICRISADEYTDTGLKLEESKEIARILENAGASAIHVSACNYASAFFNIPCYYLEEGCFIHLAEGIKSVVKIPVLAVGRIVNPTMAENILQENKADLIVLGRTLIADSHFPNKVKEGWFNDVRTCISCNRCIESISEKKLVCTVNPYIGKEGISCTTKTTQPKKILVVGGGPAGLSAAQLLSSRGHNVTLWEKEPQLGGSFRYASLAPRKESLGKFLDYLINQVKKTNTTILLNKEATAESIKQFAADVVVLAHGARNVPVEINGAQSNGVLNVTRAFVSANTLGNNIAIVGGGPEGCELADFLASRGKKITLIEMRRVLGLGLVAHPRYHVCERLKKMGAQLHINAKVTEIGHNYLVISRRREADQKLEGFDTIVIPTLHQPNNALAASIQTFVPEVYIAGDAAEGRTALEAVAEGVEIGMKI from the coding sequence ATGACCGAGTTCCCAAAACTCTTCAGCCCATTTAAGATCGGTTCTCTCAACGTAAAGAACCGCATGGTAATGTCACCTATGGAAACCCATTTATGCGACAAAGAGGGCTTTGTAACGGAGGAGATTATCGCTTATTACAAAGAGCGTGCTTTGGGCGGAGTGGGATACATTACCCTAGAAAATACTGCAATAGACCCTGCTGGCAGGGTTAATGATGGCATGTTATGTATACATGATGACAAATTTATTCCCGGTTTAAGAAAACTAACGGATTCCATCCATGCAGTCGGTGGAAAGATTATCATACAATTAAGCCACGCAGGGAAAGAGGCGTTGCCCTACTTTACCGGTTTGAAACCCGTAGCCCCTTCTGCCATTCCAAGTCCTTTAACCAAAGAAATGCCCGATGAGTTAACGGCTCAAGAAATTAAGTCTCTAATTAACAAATTTGCCGAGGGTGCGACCCGTGCCACAAAGGCAGGATTCGATGGTGTTGAAATCCACATGGCACATGGATATCTGGTAAATCAATTTCTTTCCCCTGAATCGAATATACGAACAGACGACTACGGGGGAGACACAGCCCGCCGTTCACGATTTGCCAGGGAAATTGTAGAAAGTATCAGAAGACATGTACCCGAAGACTATCCGGTTATATGCCGTATCAGCGCAGACGAGTATACCGACACAGGGCTCAAACTGGAAGAAAGTAAGGAGATAGCCAGAATCCTTGAAAATGCGGGCGCCAGCGCCATTCACGTTTCTGCATGCAATTATGCATCCGCCTTTTTTAATATACCCTGTTATTATTTAGAAGAAGGTTGTTTCATCCATCTGGCAGAGGGTATCAAGTCTGTTGTAAAAATACCTGTATTAGCTGTTGGCAGAATTGTTAATCCCACTATGGCTGAAAATATACTGCAGGAAAATAAGGCCGACCTCATTGTTTTGGGACGTACCCTTATTGCAGATTCCCACTTCCCCAATAAGGTGAAAGAAGGCTGGTTTAATGATGTAAGAACCTGCATAAGCTGTAACCGATGTATCGAAAGTATCTCTGAGAAAAAGCTTGTATGCACGGTCAACCCTTACATTGGCAAAGAGGGCATTTCCTGCACAACAAAAACCACTCAACCAAAGAAAATACTCGTCGTTGGGGGTGGACCCGCCGGGCTCTCCGCTGCTCAGTTACTATCCAGCCGGGGGCACAACGTTACTTTGTGGGAAAAGGAGCCGCAGCTTGGCGGAAGTTTTCGTTATGCATCCCTTGCACCAAGGAAAGAGTCTTTGGGGAAGTTTCTCGATTATTTAATAAATCAGGTTAAAAAGACAAACACTACGATTCTGCTCAACAAAGAAGCGACTGCGGAATCTATCAAACAGTTTGCGGCAGATGTAGTCGTTCTTGCGCATGGTGCCAGAAACGTTCCCGTTGAAATTAATGGCGCACAAAGTAACGGTGTGCTTAATGTCACAAGAGCCTTCGTGTCTGCAAATACCCTTGGAAATAACATAGCTATTGTTGGTGGAGGCCCCGAGGGTTGTGAACTAGCTGACTTCCTCGCATCTCGAGGCAAGAAAATTACCCTTATAGAAATGCGGCGTGTCCTGGGACTGGGTTTGGTTGCACATCCCCGCTATCATGTTTGCGAACGTCTTAAAAAAATGGGCGCTCAATTGCATATCAACGCAAAGGTCACAGAGATCGGACACAACTACCTGGTCATCAGTCGCCGAAGGGAGGCAGATCAAAAACTTGAGGGGTTTGATACGATCGTTATTCCCACGCTGCATCAACCCAACAATGCACTTGCAGCTTCTATTCAAACCTTCGTTCCTGAGGTTTATATTGCTGGTGACGCCGCGGAAGGCCGTACAGCACTTGAAGCTGTCGCTGAAGGTGTAGAAATCGGGATGAAAATCTAA
- a CDS encoding ribonuclease Z, with protein sequence MEITIIGSGTGMPSKTRAYPCTLLKIKDKHLVFDTGPGSLRQLFLAGVTYLDIDHIYYSHFHPDHSLDLVSILFAMRYNEPKRTRPLFVTGPTGLRAFHEGLLSVFGETIEPKTFDLHLEEIDKGEMVYCGWKVIVEPIQHSMHSIGFRIESMEGKTLTYSGDTDYCEGILRLARKVNTLILECSFPDDQKVEGHLTPRLCAQIAKESQCDRLLLSHFYPVCDSSIKNNMYLPRELKNIYTGEVIFAEDFARFTI encoded by the coding sequence ATGGAGATAACGATTATCGGTTCCGGCACAGGGATGCCATCGAAGACAAGGGCATATCCATGTACCCTGTTAAAAATAAAAGACAAACATCTTGTTTTCGACACTGGCCCCGGCTCCTTACGACAACTATTCCTTGCGGGCGTTACCTATTTGGATATCGACCACATCTACTATTCCCATTTCCATCCCGATCACTCACTAGACCTCGTTTCGATCCTATTTGCAATGCGATATAATGAACCGAAAAGAACCAGGCCTCTTTTTGTTACAGGCCCCACGGGTTTAAGGGCATTTCATGAAGGCTTGTTATCGGTATTTGGAGAAACAATAGAACCCAAAACCTTTGACCTGCATTTAGAAGAAATCGACAAAGGGGAAATGGTCTATTGTGGTTGGAAAGTTATTGTGGAACCCATTCAACATTCAATGCATAGTATTGGCTTCCGCATAGAATCCATGGAAGGTAAAACTTTGACGTACTCTGGCGATACGGATTATTGCGAAGGCATCCTCCGTTTAGCCAGAAAAGTTAATACTCTGATTCTTGAATGCTCTTTTCCAGATGACCAAAAGGTTGAAGGCCATCTTACTCCCAGACTTTGCGCTCAAATTGCGAAGGAATCCCAATGCGACAGATTACTATTATCACACTTTTACCCAGTCTGTGATTCCAGCATAAAGAATAATATGTACTTGCCAAG